One segment of Niabella beijingensis DNA contains the following:
- a CDS encoding AraC family transcriptional regulator translates to MKNFHKYLAKTSIEDNWGLYVTTVGYTKIREHQPYPVSREHPTTHRFTWNKGRILNDYYIVFISKGSGVFETAHQQASTIQEGSCFLLFPGTWHRYKPSAKIGWEEYWIGFNGYYPQRLMRSGFFSKKNPVIHVGLNEELLMAFHGLIDTIRNAAPGYHQLIAGIVLQIISLVYNASVYKQENTSDALQYISKAKFLLQEALESDVHMTEVAQQLTVSYSKFRKDFKAATGISPNQYHLELRLGKACELLRATSLPVREIAYQTGFETLFYFSRIFKKKFDLSPMHYRQLHRK, encoded by the coding sequence GTGAAGAATTTTCATAAATACCTCGCGAAAACTTCCATTGAGGATAACTGGGGACTTTATGTTACCACCGTTGGTTACACCAAGATCCGCGAACACCAGCCTTATCCTGTAAGCAGGGAGCATCCGACCACCCATCGCTTTACCTGGAATAAAGGACGGATCCTGAATGACTATTATATCGTATTTATATCGAAGGGCAGCGGCGTTTTTGAAACGGCCCATCAGCAGGCCAGCACCATCCAGGAAGGCAGCTGCTTCCTGCTGTTTCCCGGCACCTGGCACCGCTACAAACCGTCGGCGAAAATAGGATGGGAAGAGTACTGGATCGGGTTTAACGGCTATTATCCGCAGCGGCTGATGCGATCCGGCTTCTTCAGCAAAAAGAACCCGGTGATCCATGTAGGATTGAATGAAGAACTGCTGATGGCTTTTCACGGACTGATCGATACCATCAGGAATGCCGCACCGGGCTACCACCAGTTGATTGCCGGTATCGTGCTGCAGATCATCTCCCTGGTGTACAACGCATCGGTTTACAAGCAGGAAAATACCAGCGACGCCCTGCAATATATATCCAAAGCAAAATTCCTGTTGCAGGAAGCGCTGGAAAGCGATGTGCACATGACGGAAGTGGCGCAGCAGCTTACTGTAAGTTATTCCAAATTCCGGAAGGATTTTAAAGCGGCCACCGGCATCTCCCCCAATCAATACCACCTGGAACTGCGGCTGGGTAAGGCCTGCGAACTATTACGCGCCACCAGCCTGCCCGTCCGGGAAATCGCCTACCAGACGGGTTTTGAGACGCTCTTTTATTTTTCCAGGATCTTTAAGAAAAAGTTTGATCTTTCCCCCATGCATTACCGGCAGCTCCACCGGAAATAA